The DNA region AAGCGCGGCGACGCGGCACTCGTCAAGCGGCTGCTCGCCCGCGGCGCCGATCCGCGCGCGGCGATGACGACCGGACGCACGCCGGCCGACGTCGCCGGCGACCGTGGGTTCATGGACTTGTCGATCTACCTGCGGCGCGCGCGCCGGCGGAAGCCGGCCGAGTGAGCGCCCGCTTCAGCCCCGCGTCAGTTCGCCGCGATCGAGCCGCCGGCGGATGCCGTCGGCCACGCCGTTGACGAAAGCGCCCGATTCCTGGCCGCCGAACGCCTTCGCCAGCTCGATCGCCTCGTCCAGGATCACCGCCGCGGGGGTGCTCGGATCGTCGAGCAGCTCGAACAGCGCGAGCCGGATCACGTTGCGGTCCACGACCGCCATCCGCTCCACCCGCCAGTTGTCCACCCCGGCGCGGATCAGCCCGTCGAGCTCCTCCATCCGCCGCGTCGCGCCGCGGAAGAGGTGCTCCGCGAAGCGGCGCGCGCGCGGGTCGAGCGCCTCGTCGGCGAGGTTGTCGAAGAACGCGGCCATGTTGACTTCGGCGCCGCCGCCGGCGACGTCCTGCTGGTAAAGCATCGACAACGCCGCCGCGCGTCCCTTGCGCCGCGATCCGCTCTCTTCGCCCACGCTTCAGCGCCCCCCGGCGAGCAGGCCGCGGAGGTTGGCCATTTCGATCGCCGTCATCGCGCAGGAGAACCCCTTGTTCCCGCCCTTGCCGCCGGCGCGCTCCATCGCCTGCTCCAGCGTGTCGCAGGTCAGGACGCCGTCGGCGACCGGCACGCCGGTTTCGGCGGCGATCTGCGCGAGGTCGCGCGTCACGACGGCCGAAAGGTGGTCGAAGTGCGGCGTCTCGCCGCGCACCAAGGCGCCGAGGGCGATGATCGCGTCCGGCCGGATCGGCGCGTTCGCGCGGCCGCAGGCGCCCTGGGCCATCATCCGCACCCCCTGCGGGATCTCGAAGGCGCCCGGCACTCGGACGAGGATGATCCGCTCCTCGTTGGCCCCGTGCCGCGCCAGCGCGTCCAAGGCGCCGGAGAGGAGCACGTCGGTGACGCGGTTGTTGAAGCGCGAGAGCACGATCCCGAAGCTCAGTTCGCGCGCATCGAGGTCTCCGGCCAGTTCCAGCATCGTCGCTCCTCGCCCGCCCGCGCGGACCGTTCTCGTCCGCCGGCGGCGCGAAGTCTACCACCCGCCCCGCGCGCTCGAAAGGCGCCGAAGAAAACGCCGCGGCCCCCCTCGCGAAGGGGACCGCGGCGGCCACCTAACAGCCGCGGAGCGCTCAGGGGCAGCCTACGCTCAACGACTGCGGCAGGACGCAGGCGCCGGAGAGCGTCGCGCCGTGCGGCGCCCTCTCCGCGCCCTTGGAATCGGTTCCGTAGGAGCCTTCGGTGACGCCGTTCTGCGCCACGATCACGAAGTAGTGCACGTCGCCCGGGGCGACCGTCGGGTCGTAGGCGTCGCCGCTCTTCACGTCGCAGACGAAGCCGCTCCAGACCGGCGCCTGCTGCGGCACGGAGGTCGCGCCGGAGTACAACGCGTAAGTCGTCGCGCCGCAGGCCGCGCCGAACGACAGCCCGAGCTTGCCGTCGCCGCCCTTGGTCACGAGGACCATGCCGTCCCCGCTCGCCGGCACGCCGCCGGACGGGTTGACGAAGTAGTGCGAGAACTCCGAGGTGTTGCCGCCGGCGTCGGTCGCGGTGGCGACGATGTTGGTCGCGGCGACGGCGATCGGCGCCGTGGTGAAGGCGCAGAAGCCGTTCGCGTCGGTGGTGCAGGTCGCGGCGCCGAGGTAGGTCTGTCCTTCGCCGTAGCCGGTGGGATCGACCTGCGCGTTGCCGAAGACGTCGATCGTGACCGCCGTGTTCTTGCTGGTGTTGATCACGCCGCCGACCGTGAGGTTCGCGCCGTCGAACTGCGCCGCGGTCAGGATCGGGTAGTTCTGGAGGTTGTTCGCGCCGCTCCCCGGATTCGCGCCGTTCGGCGTCACGCCGTCCCCCTTGAGGTCGATGCCGATCCCGCCGTTGCCGTAGATCGAGTTCGCCCGGATCGCCACGGCGTTGTTGGAATAGGTGCCGCCGACGACGACTCCCGCGCCGCCGTTGTTCGCCACGACGTTGCAGTCGCCGGTGCAGGCCCCGGGGGTCGCGCCCGAAGTTCCGCCGATCAGGCTCCCCGCGCCGCCGGCGCCGACGTTGATCCCGGCCAGCGTGTTGCCCAACGCGGTCGTCTTGTCGACGGCGACGCCGATCCAGTTGCCGACGATCTTCGTCGGCGAGGAGATCCCCGAGGCGGCGATCTCGACGCCGTACTTGGCGTTGCCCGAGATCACGTTCCTCGCGACCGTCGTCCCCGCCGCGGAGCTGACGATGTCCACGCCGTCGCCGAGGTTCGGAACGGCCGTCGTCCCGGTCGCGTCCGCGCCGAGCAGGTTGCCGGCGATCGTGTTCGGTCCCGACGTGTACTCGACCTTCACCGCGGCGTCGTTCGGGTACGTGCCCGAGCACTTGTTCCCCGAGATCACGTTTCCGGGCGCCGCGCCCGGCGTCGCCGCGTCGCCGCCGACCGTCGCGTTGGTCGCTCCGGTCGAGATCTTCACGCCGCTGTTGTTGTTCGGAACGGCGGTCGCGCCGTCCGCGGCGAGGCCGATGTAGTTCCCCTGCACCGACACGCCGTCTGCGTTGTAGATCCGCACGCCGTCGTTGTTCCCCGAAATCACGTTCCGGTCGAGCGCCTGCCCGCCGCCGAGCTGCGTTCCCTTGGCGGCGTCGATGCGTACGCCGAACGAGCCGTTGTTCTTGAGCGCCGCCGTCCCCGCGGCGTTGAGTCCGACGAGGTTCCCCTTGATCACCGTGTTGAGGACGTTCTGCGCGGAGGAGCTCGTTCCGACGAGGGCGATGCCGTCGCCGCTGTTTCCGGAGACGACGTTGCCGGGCGCCGCGCCCGGCGTCGCGGTCTGGCCGCCGATCGTCGTGCCGGAAGCGAACGTGTAGCCGCTCTTCGTCATCACCCGGATCCCGGCGCCGGCGTTGGCGATCGCCTTCGTCCCGTCGGGCGCGACGCCGCAGTAGTTCCCTTGGATCACGGTGTTCGCCGCGCCCCAGACGGCCACGCCGTCGGCGGCCTGGCTGCCGCTGCCCGGGCCGTTGCCGGAGAGGACGTTCCGCGCCCGGACGTCGGCGCCGCCCACGGTGTTCCCGGCGCCGAGCAGGATCCGCACCCCCGCCTCGGCGTTGGGCAGCGACTTCGTCCCGGCCGCGTCGAGGCCGACGATGTTTCCGCGGACGAAGTTGCCGGTCGTGGAGCTCCCTTCGATCGTCACGCCGCCGCGGTAGTCGGTGTCGCTGGTCGGCGCGCCGTTGCCGTTGCCGGAGATCACGTTCCCCGGCGGCAGTCCGGGGGCGTCGGCGAGGTCGCCGATCTTGTTGTTCTTCGCGCCGTTCGTCAGGTAGACGCCGGAGCGGCCGTTCTTCAACTGCGCGGCGCCCGTCGCGTCCACGCCGAGGTAGTTGCCGTAGACCAGGTTGTCGCTCGAGCCGTTGATCTCCACGCCGTAGTTGCTGTTGTAGCCGCCGTTGCCGGAGATCACGTTCCGCGCGGAGGCCGCCGCGCCGCCGATCGTCGTCGCGCCGCTTCCGCCCTGGACCATCACGTGGGCCACGCTGCCGTTGCCGATCCCCGCCGTGCCGCTCGCCTGCGGACCGACGAGATTCCCTTGGATCAGCGTCCCGTTCGTGCCGGCGTCCTTCACGTTGATCCCGTAGGCGCCGGAGTACGACCCGTTGCCGGAGATCACGTTCCCCGGCGCGGATCCGGGCGCCGCCGCGACGCCGCCGATCACGTTGTTCGTCGATCCGCCTTGAATCTGGACGCCGTCGCCGGGGCTCGAGACCAGATAGGCCGTTCCCGCCGCGTTCGTGCCGACGTAGTTGCCGGCGATCGTGTTCCCCGACGCGCCCGCGTCGATCCGGATCCCCGCGGTCGAGTTGCCGGAGATCAGGTTCCGCTTGTCGGCCGTCGCGCCGCCGATCATGTTCCCCGTCGCGCCGGCGCCGGTGATCAAGATCCCGCCGTTGTTCTTCGTCGCGGGCGCCGCGCCGGCCGCCGTCGGGCCGACGTAGCAGTTCTCGACGCTGTTCCCCGCCGTCGCGATCCGCAGGCCCCACGATCCCATCCGGTCGATCACCAGCGAGCGGATCACGCTTCCCGCGCTCGTCGTCCCGGCCGTCGCGTCGGCGGAGAGATCGAGGCCGACGAACGAGGCGGCCGCGCTCGCGTCGGGCGTCAGCTCGACCCGCGCCGCGCCGCCGTCGATCGTCGTCGCCTGCACGAGCGGCGGAAGCGCCTGCTTCAGCGCGATCGAGGGCGTCGTCAAGTTGAAGGTGATCGACGTCGGGCCGGCGCTCTTGTTCGTCTCCATGATCGCCGCGCGCAGCGTGCACGTCCCGCCCGCCGTCGCGCAGACGCCGTCGCCCGGGTTCGCGTCGTCGGCCGCCGTCGCCGCGTCGTCCGACGCGTCGTCGACGACGAAGGGGATCGGCTCGCGCTGCGG from bacterium includes:
- the nusB gene encoding transcription antitermination factor NusB, which produces MGEESGSRRKGRAAALSMLYQQDVAGGGAEVNMAAFFDNLADEALDPRARRFAEHLFRGATRRMEELDGLIRAGVDNWRVERMAVVDRNVIRLALFELLDDPSTPAAVILDEAIELAKAFGGQESGAFVNGVADGIRRRLDRGELTRG
- a CDS encoding right-handed parallel beta-helix repeat-containing protein; this encodes MTRSLGRCSVALALAAWATFGWAETGRTTASARPAPAALAGAQFLAAADLDGDGRAELIGADAGGRLAAAKAEGTTTAAASLAAGGLVAAGDVDGDGRVEVVVAAGSALDVLRADGKGGFEGVARIALPGTATALAVGEINRPDGVADIVVGVEGARLVVFQSIYGAAKAVPEVVELPADPWSIALGHLDAAYPADVAVATAKGVFVARGIDRAADPRATLRFAAAPGVDEARDVVFGRFARGAAVEPGLAALDGDGAVRILSYRDGRWTAETRLAGPRGLTRLAAAKITSALGDDVAAIDPDNRSIVVASATGSESLELRGTPTALVAAPLSGRGRADLAAAIAGGGAELLPQREPIPFVVDDASDDAATAADDANPGDGVCATAGGTCTLRAAIMETNKSAGPTSITFNLTTPSIALKQALPPLVQATTIDGGAARVELTPDASAAASFVGLDLSADATAGTTSAGSVIRSLVIDRMGSWGLRIATAGNSVENCYVGPTAAGAAPATKNNGGILITGAGATGNMIGGATADKRNLISGNSTAGIRIDAGASGNTIAGNYVGTNAAGTAYLVSSPGDGVQIQGGSTNNVIGGVAAAPGSAPGNVISGNGSYSGAYGINVKDAGTNGTLIQGNLVGPQASGTAGIGNGSVAHVMVQGGSGATTIGGAAASARNVISGNGGYNSNYGVEINGSSDNLVYGNYLGVDATGAAQLKNGRSGVYLTNGAKNNKIGDLADAPGLPPGNVISGNGNGAPTSDTDYRGGVTIEGSSTTGNFVRGNIVGLDAAGTKSLPNAEAGVRILLGAGNTVGGADVRARNVLSGNGPGSGSQAADGVAVWGAANTVIQGNYCGVAPDGTKAIANAGAGIRVMTKSGYTFASGTTIGGQTATPGAAPGNVVSGNSGDGIALVGTSSSAQNVLNTVIKGNLVGLNAAGTAALKNNGSFGVRIDAAKGTQLGGGQALDRNVISGNNDGVRIYNADGVSVQGNYIGLAADGATAVPNNNSGVKISTGATNATVGGDAATPGAAPGNVISGNKCSGTYPNDAAVKVEYTSGPNTIAGNLLGADATGTTAVPNLGDGVDIVSSAAGTTVARNVISGNAKYGVEIAASGISSPTKIVGNWIGVAVDKTTALGNTLAGINVGAGGAGSLIGGTSGATPGACTGDCNVVANNGGAGVVVGGTYSNNAVAIRANSIYGNGGIGIDLKGDGVTPNGANPGSGANNLQNYPILTAAQFDGANLTVGGVINTSKNTAVTIDVFGNAQVDPTGYGEGQTYLGAATCTTDANGFCAFTTAPIAVAATNIVATATDAGGNTSEFSHYFVNPSGGVPASGDGMVLVTKGGDGKLGLSFGAACGATTYALYSGATSVPQQAPVWSGFVCDVKSGDAYDPTVAPGDVHYFVIVAQNGVTEGSYGTDSKGAERAPHGATLSGACVLPQSLSVGCP
- the ribH gene encoding 6,7-dimethyl-8-ribityllumazine synthase; translation: MLELAGDLDARELSFGIVLSRFNNRVTDVLLSGALDALARHGANEERIILVRVPGAFEIPQGVRMMAQGACGRANAPIRPDAIIALGALVRGETPHFDHLSAVVTRDLAQIAAETGVPVADGVLTCDTLEQAMERAGGKGGNKGFSCAMTAIEMANLRGLLAGGR